Part of the Desulfobulbaceae bacterium genome, TTTTCAAAGGCATTTGTGACACATGATTTAACTTCTAAGGTAATTGTTCTGGCCTTCTCGGAATTTTTAGTTATCTCTTCGATGGTGCTGGTCATTTCATCTGTTGCAGAGGTGATTGAATCAATGTTTTTCTGTGAACTTTCGGCTGCCTCAGACACAGAGGCCATATTAACACTCATCTCTTCAGCCGCTGCTGCTACGGTATTAGACTCTTCAACAATACTCTGGGATTTCTCCGCCAGGTCAGCCGCCATTCTCGAGAGGTCGCTGACTGCCTCATGAAGACTGTCCGCATTGGCCTTGACCCCGCGCTTCAACTCTTGTTGAACTTCGATTATCGTCGCATCTCTTTTTTGAGACTCTTCAAGCTTCACCGCCATATCTCGCAAGTTGTCAGCCAGAAGACCTATCTCATCTGCACCCTTTACCTCAAGCGTTGCAGAGTAATTGCCCGAACCAATTTTACTCGCAAAATCTGCACAGCCCAGAACAGGTCGAGAAATTTTACCGGCCATCAGCCACATCAGATAGCCCGCGATAAGCAAAACCAGACAAAGGACGCCGAAAACGGTGAGCAGCATTTCGCTGATTTGTTGGTTAACGATTTTAGTTTTTTCTGCCACCATGGCTTCAATATCATCAATGTATACACCTGTTCCGATAACCCAGTTTAAGGGCTTATAGAGCTTTACGTAGGAGAGTTTCGGCTGTTGCTCGGTAACACTGTTAGCCGTGGGTTTCGGCCAAAGATAATCCACAAATCCTGCACCGAATTGTTCGCAGGCTGAGGCCATAGCCACAAAGAGGTTCTCATTTTTGCCCAGAGCACAGTTGTATTTGCTGTCGTCCAAAACTTTACCGTTCAAAGTTGGAGCAATCGGGTGCATGATCATTGTCGGGAACGGTTTACCCATATCATTAATCCAAAAATAGCCGGTACCATTATCATAACGAATCAGGCCGACCAGTTCTTTTGCCATGTCTACTTTGCCTTCCTTATGCTTTGCTTCAACAATCCGATAGGCTATATCGACATAATTTTTTAAGTTCACTTTAGTCGACTCTATCTGTTGAGCCCTGAAGATCTCGATCTCCTTAGCACCATAAATCTTCATTTTTAAGGCGATAAGCAGAGAAAGCAAAATCATTGAGACCACAAGCACCCCAATACTTCCAGTAACGATCTTTTGACGAATTTGTAATCCTGCAAACATGAATAGCCTCTCTTTCCCCATCGGAGCAGATACACTCCTGTTTTTAATTGTCTGCCTCGTAAAACGGCAATATGATTTATGGTAGAATTTCTACTCGTATCTCTATAGAAAAAAACCAGGCGTAGGCTTTTAACACAACGTATCAGTATTAAAGGATAGGCAGGATTCTAGGCAAAAATCAAGAGATAGTTTGCTGAATAAAGATTAAAAATTTGACTTTCTAAGAAAGAAAATGAGATATTTGATAGGGATAGGTACATACGATTTGTTTCAACACATGATAATTAATTGATAGGCTTGGATACAGTTCCAGACCATTTCAGTTTTTTTTGGCAACACATACACCAGGCTTTGGAGAATTTATATGAAAGTAGACATTGGTCCTGTTACCAGGTTGGAAGGCCATCTAAACGTTCACACAACTGTAGAAAATAATGTCATAACCGATGCTAAATGTGCGGGTGAGATGTTTCGTGGTTTCGAAATTTTCTTAAAAGGTCGAAATCCCCTTGATTCTCAACAGATCACCCAGCGCATATGTGGTGTTTGTCCATATGCCCATGCGATTGCCTCGTCATACGCCCAGGAGAATGCCTATAACCTGATTGTGCCCGCTAATGGCCGGATAATGCATAACTGTATTCAGGGCGCCAACCATCTCTATGACTATCTCTTGCAGTTCTACCAACTCTCTGCCCTAGACTTTGTAGATGTGACGGCGATTCTTAAATACAAGGGCGCTGACCCTGATCTGCTGACTGTCAAAAATTGGGTGTCGGCTGAACTTGCATCTAAAAAACCATTTCCGGCGGCACCTTTTCTGCCGAGGCTTTCCGGACAGTATATTGAAGATGCGGAGATTAACATCGGTGCATTAAAACATTATCTTGAGGCCATGGAGATCCAAAAGAAGGCCAACAGGGCCTCTGCTATATTTGGCGGTAAATTTCCTCACGCCACTGCAATTTTCCCCGGCGGCTGTACGCAGGATTCCACCATTGACAAAATAGCCTCCTATCAGTCGCTGATTCTCGAGGTCAAAAATTTCATTCATCAGAAATATATTCCTGATCTTTTGGCTGTTGCCCAGGCGTTTCCTGACTATTGGAATATCGGCAAAAGTAAAGGCGGCTTTATGTCGTATGGACTTCTGCCCCTTGGTCCTGAACTCAATAGCCGCAGGCTTTTTGCCCCAGGC contains:
- a CDS encoding cache domain-containing protein, with the translated sequence MFAGLQIRQKIVTGSIGVLVVSMILLSLLIALKMKIYGAKEIEIFRAQQIESTKVNLKNYVDIAYRIVEAKHKEGKVDMAKELVGLIRYDNGTGYFWINDMGKPFPTMIMHPIAPTLNGKVLDDSKYNCALGKNENLFVAMASACEQFGAGFVDYLWPKPTANSVTEQQPKLSYVKLYKPLNWVIGTGVYIDDIEAMVAEKTKIVNQQISEMLLTVFGVLCLVLLIAGYLMWLMAGKISRPVLGCADFASKIGSGNYSATLEVKGADEIGLLADNLRDMAVKLEESQKRDATIIEVQQELKRGVKANADSLHEAVSDLSRMAADLAEKSQSIVEESNTVAAAAEEMSVNMASVSEAAESSQKNIDSITSATDEMTSTIEEITKNSEKARTITLEVKSCVTNAFEKIDVLGRASEEITSVVETIVEIAEQTKLLALNATIEAARAGESGKGFAVVAGEVKDLAAQTNDATQDIKRKIEAMSSSTQSTIGEIKKIGDVTNNMTTIVETIAAAVQEQSISSHNISGNISEAAQQAKEVASNVVQAATATTQIAKGVSNVNANITDIKKAVVNVNDSSVILAQVGKKLLDTIANL
- a CDS encoding nickel-dependent hydrogenase large subunit — protein: MKVDIGPVTRLEGHLNVHTTVENNVITDAKCAGEMFRGFEIFLKGRNPLDSQQITQRICGVCPYAHAIASSYAQENAYNLIVPANGRIMHNCIQGANHLYDYLLQFYQLSALDFVDVTAILKYKGADPDLLTVKNWVSAELASKKPFPAAPFLPRLSGQYIEDAEINIGALKHYLEAMEIQKKANRASAIFGGKFPHATAIFPGGCTQDSTIDKIASYQSLILEVKNFIHQKYIPDLLAVAQAFPDYWNIGKSKGGFMSYGLLPLGPELNSRRLFAPGILLNGEVKDVDFEAITEDVKYSKYSSASGLRVKEGHLEPDPDKSQAYSWVKAPRYSGSMVEVGPAARVLVDYHRGNNKQLESLVDSFAATAGITASQLNSVLGRHLCRAISAVVIADFLIEETERFEHGAPSMADYELPDSGEGFGATEASRGALLHYIKVEDKKIAKYECVVPTTWNCSPRDDNGNPGALESALIGTKVETPGEQIEANRIIHSFDPCLACAVH